The Glutamicibacter mishrai DNA window GCCGGCCACATCCAGCCCGGGCAGCTGATCGCCCACACCGCCGGGCGCTACGGCACCTCCATTTTGCAGCCGGCCCTCGACGCCGGGGCCTTCGGCCTGGCCATCCACCCGGCCATGACCTTCACCGGGATGAGCATGGACCTGTCCCGGCTGACCGACTGCGTCTTCGCGGTCACCGCCGAGGAAGCCATGCTGCCGGTGGCCCAGGCCCTCGTGGTGGAAATGCGGGCCGAACCGGTAGTCATCGCCGAGGCCGACCGCGCCAGCTACCATGCTGCCCTGGCCCATGCGGCCAACCACCTGAACACCATCACCGCGCAGTCCGCCGATATCCTGCGCCGCATCGGTGTTGAGGACCCCGCCAATACGCTGCGCGCGCTGATGAATGCCAGCCTCGATAACGCCCTGCGTTCGGGTGCCGGAGCGTTGACCGGACCGGTGGCCCGCGGGGATATCGGCACCGTGTCAGCCCACCTCGATGCCCTGTCCGGGGATCCGGCCGAAACCAATAATTCCTACCGCAGCCTCTCGCGGGCCACCGCCTTGCGCGCTGCGCAGCGCGGGCTGATCTCCCAGGCCACGGTGGAAGAACTGTTGCGAGTTCTAGAATAGAAGCGTGAAAAACCCCAAGATCGTTAAAACCCGTGCCGAGCTGAAGGCTGCCATTGCCCAAGCCAACCCGGGATCATTGGGCTTCGTGCCCACCATGGGAGCCCTGCATGCAGGCCACAGCTCCCTGTTCAAAGCCGCTCGCGACGAAAACGAGCTGGTCGTCATCTCCATCTTCGTCAACGAACTGCAGTTCAACGACGCCAACGACTACGCCCGCTACCCGCGCCAGCTCGAGCAAGACGCCCAGCTGGCCGGCGAAGCCGGAGTCGACATCATCTTCGCCCCCGAGGCCCACGAGATCTACCACGCCGGACTCCCGCTGATCCAGCTGCATTCCGGAAGCATGGGAGAGGTCTACGAAGGGGCTTCACGGCCCGGCCATTTTGATGGAATGCTGGCCGTCGTCTCCAAGCTCTTGCACCTGGCCGATCCGCGCCAGGGCGAATACCGCGCCTACTTCGGGCAGAAGGATGCCCAGCAGGTAGTGCTCATCCGCCGCATGGTCGCCGACCTGGACTACCCGGTGCAGCTGCGCCTGGTGCCGATCGTGCGCAGTGCCAAGGGCCTGGCTCTCTCCAGCCGCAATGCGCTGCTCAGCGATCAGGAGAAGGAAGCGGCCCTGGTCCTGCACCGCGCCATCGGGCTGGTCGCCGACCGCGCCGCACACAACGAGCCGCTGAATATTGAGGACGCCATCGGGCTATTCCAGATGGAACCGCTGGTCCAGCTGGACTACTTCGTGGTGGTTGACCCCAATACCTTGCAGGAGCTGGCCTTCAACTGTCAGGACACCCCGTTCACCGGCGAGGGCCTGATCCTCGTGGCCGCCACCGTGGGCCAGGTGCGATTGATCGACAACCAGCCGATCAGCGCCTAGCTCCTAGGCGAAGCGCCGGGCGGTCTCGCTCAAGATCTGGCGGAAGCCAGCCAAGTCGGCCATGACCTCGGCTGCGGCCTGCGGTGTTTGCACGAACTGCACCGCCTGGCCGGCATATACCGGAGCCATGGCCGGCTGCGCTTCGGCGCGGGCCCGCACCATTTCCTCCCGCAGTTCGCTGGTGGCCTCCCACGTGGACAGGTCCTCGTGGCTCTCGCTGAATTCATTGCGCAGCGCGCGGCCGCCGAATTCGGCAGGCCAAGCAAGCTGCTGGGCGATATCAAAGGCCCGGGTATAAGTAGTGTCATCCATTCCGGCTTCGCGCACGGCGCTCTTGAAGTTCTCGTGTCCCAGAGACTCGACGGAAGAGAGGAACCGGGTGCCGACCCAGGCCGCCTGGGCCCCCGCGGCGAGAACCGCCGCCACCCCGTGGGCGGTGCCGATGCCGCCGGCAGCGACGACGGGCTTCACCTGCTGCGCAGCGGCCAGTTGCAATAGCGGCAGGGTGCCGGATTCATTGCGCCCGTGTCCGCCGCCCTCGCCGCCGCGAGCGATGATGATGTCGATGTCATCTTCCATGGCTCGTTCCAGTTCTGCCGCGTTGCCGATCTGCATGGCGGTGAGCACTCCGGCTTCGTGGGCCAAGGCCGCCCCTCGGGTGACATCGCCAAAGCTCAGCGAGACCAGCGAGGGGGAGAATTCGAGGAAGCTCTCCAGGGGGGATAGGTCAGTTTCCAGGGACCACGCCATGAAGCCGACACCCCAAGGTGTATCCAGGGCGGCAACATGTCCAGCCTGTTCCTGAATCCACTGCGTGGAAGGTGATCCCGAGACGCCGATCATTCCGATGCCACCGGCCTGGGAAACGGCTGCGGCTAAAGCGCCTCCGGCAGCTCCGGCCATAGGTGCGTTGAAGATGGGTTCACGGTAGCCAAGCAGGCGTTGCAGGTCGCTCATGTGCCCAGAGTAGAACAGCTTTCTTGGTGTGACCTAGAACGCGGCTCCCCGATTTGTAACATCGCGGAAACCTCTGTATAGTTTTTATCTGTTGCCGGAACGGAAACAACACGGAATCTACGAGTTGTTTACCCGGCAGCCAATCACTTTTCACCGAAG harbors:
- a CDS encoding Rossmann-like and DUF2520 domain-containing protein, which translates into the protein MDAPRLGIGIISAGKVGTVLGAALAASGHRITGIHAVSEASRVRADALLPQAPLLDPPEILRRSELVLFAVPDDVLGELVAGLASAGHIQPGQLIAHTAGRYGTSILQPALDAGAFGLAIHPAMTFTGMSMDLSRLTDCVFAVTAEEAMLPVAQALVVEMRAEPVVIAEADRASYHAALAHAANHLNTITAQSADILRRIGVEDPANTLRALMNASLDNALRSGAGALTGPVARGDIGTVSAHLDALSGDPAETNNSYRSLSRATALRAAQRGLISQATVEELLRVLE
- the panC gene encoding pantoate--beta-alanine ligase, which produces MKNPKIVKTRAELKAAIAQANPGSLGFVPTMGALHAGHSSLFKAARDENELVVISIFVNELQFNDANDYARYPRQLEQDAQLAGEAGVDIIFAPEAHEIYHAGLPLIQLHSGSMGEVYEGASRPGHFDGMLAVVSKLLHLADPRQGEYRAYFGQKDAQQVVLIRRMVADLDYPVQLRLVPIVRSAKGLALSSRNALLSDQEKEAALVLHRAIGLVADRAAHNEPLNIEDAIGLFQMEPLVQLDYFVVVDPNTLQELAFNCQDTPFTGEGLILVAATVGQVRLIDNQPISA
- a CDS encoding NAD(P)H-dependent flavin oxidoreductase; this encodes MSDLQRLLGYREPIFNAPMAGAAGGALAAAVSQAGGIGMIGVSGSPSTQWIQEQAGHVAALDTPWGVGFMAWSLETDLSPLESFLEFSPSLVSLSFGDVTRGAALAHEAGVLTAMQIGNAAELERAMEDDIDIIIARGGEGGGHGRNESGTLPLLQLAAAQQVKPVVAAGGIGTAHGVAAVLAAGAQAAWVGTRFLSSVESLGHENFKSAVREAGMDDTTYTRAFDIAQQLAWPAEFGGRALRNEFSESHEDLSTWEATSELREEMVRARAEAQPAMAPVYAGQAVQFVQTPQAAAEVMADLAGFRQILSETARRFA